CCTCCAGATTCCATGCCCTCTTCACTCCTTCTCCCTCATCTTTCCTCAGCGCATGTCCACACCATCTCAGAGAGCTACGCCTTGCTACCTCCACAATTGACTCACATAGACCTGGCCGTTCCATTAGCACCTCTGAGCCAACCCTGTCACTCAATTTGACACCACATATCTTTCTAACCATAGCTCTCTCTGCTCTCCTCAAGATACCCTCTTCCACTGCTCTCATCACCCATGTTTCTGCCGCATATGTCATAACTGGCCTCACACATGCCTTGTAAATCCGACCTTTCATTGCTAGAGTTAGCCTACAACCACGTAGTGCGGATTCAAGGTCTCTGAACTTCCTCCATCCCAGTCCCACTCTTTTTGTCACTGCAAGCTCACTGCCTCCTGCACCATCTAAGGTATCACCCAAATAACAGAACTCATTCACTCGGTCCAGTTCCTGCAGCCTTTCACTTACAGCACTTGCATGCTCCGGGTTATCACCGACAAACTCTCTGCCTCGTAGGCATTTCCAACACTCATAATCTGTTGCCATCACACTTGTCACTCTCCTTACTCCTGCACACCTTCCATGAATCCATTTCCTGCACTTCGTACACAGTATCGAATtgctattatatatttttagaaaGCATTGCtatcaatatatttatgtaGTTTCCAGTTACATGATGGTTTTATTCGTTAGTGTCACATTTTAAGGTTGCTTATAAACTAAAGAATTATTGTGTCTCCATGTCtgatatcatattttaatcCCATATTTTAATCCTGGCATGACATTTCATAACATTGATTTGAAGACAgtgacaacaaaatcaaaaatgaatatataaagaagtagatagatagatagaatataaatagatatatgaataaataaatgagtgagtgagtgagtgagtgagtgagtgagtgagtgagtgagtgagtgagtgagtgagtgagtgagtgagtgagtgagtgagtgagtgagtgagtgagtgagtgagtgagtgagtgagtgagtgagtgagtaaataaataaataaaataaaaatgtaatacaCCTATGCATTAACACAGAGTACACTGTATGGTCATGTGACAGCTATCCATATATCAGCTCAGCTAAGCTGATTGTGTTTTAATTAAGGTGTCTGTAACCTACATAATTCATGTGAGCATCGCTAAGCTCTCCCCATAGTGTTTCAAGGTGTCTGGAACCTACATTCTCACCATTGTTTTTCAAGACTATGATGTACcgatacattgtatgtaatgtaatgaaattttgaatcgttacacaatttgaaaattaaacaaacaGTGTCAGTTTAGTACAAGGCAGAAATTATCTCTTTGTGATCAGTTTTGTGATTGGAAAATATACATCAAATCATAGAAGACAAAGCCTTCCAGCTAAGTTTACAGATCGTAGAACATGGGTTttagtacagtacatgtaaactATACATGAATAACCAGAtaacatcgtcgcaaaccacagcctgttttacggcaacgttcttaacaaGCCTCCCacatttcgaaatgtagtggtagaaataataactttggtttgcgagaatgccaGTTAAAGGTACAGTTTAGTATTAAAAAGGCAAAGATCGTCTGTGTGGATGATTGTGTGATTGCACATAAATGTCAAACTATAGA
This Glandiceps talaboti chromosome 13, keGlaTala1.1, whole genome shotgun sequence DNA region includes the following protein-coding sequences:
- the LOC144444878 gene encoding uncharacterized protein LOC144444878; this encodes MATDYECWKCLRGREFVGDNPEHASAVSERLQELDRVNEFCYLGDTLDGAGGSELAVTKRVGLGWRKFRDLESALRGCRLTLAMKGRIYKACVRPVMTYAAETWVMRAVEEGILRRAERAMVRKICGVKLSDRVGSEVLMERPGLCESIVEVARRSSLRWCGHALRKDEGEGVKRAWNLEVDGKRGRGRPKLTWKSMVEGQCKQIGLNINDYGNRQKWRNGIATWKEGQSVTPRQGEEMTLINDDDDEHIAYDIIQILTPFIII